Proteins encoded together in one Papaver somniferum cultivar HN1 unplaced genomic scaffold, ASM357369v1 unplaced-scaffold_117, whole genome shotgun sequence window:
- the LOC113329540 gene encoding S-norcoclaurine synthase 2-like — protein MRYEFINEFDAHASADDVWGGIYGSIDYPKLVVQLLPTVLEKKEILEGDGHNVGTVLHVVYLPGFVPRTYNEKIVTMDHKKRYKEVQMVEGGYLDMGFTYVMVIHEVLAKECNSCIIRSIVKCEVKDEFAANVPNIRNTFDGYVALARAVPKYIAKQHATSAAN, from the exons ATGAGGTACGAGTTTATAAACGAGTTTGATGCACATGCATCAGCAGACGATGTTTGGGGAGGAATCTATGGCTCCATTGATTACCCTAAGCTAGTGGTTCAATTACTTCCAACTGTCCTCGAAAAGAAGGAAATCTTGGAAGGCGATGGTCATAATGTTGGTACTGTTCTGCATGTTGTGTACCTTCCAG GATTTGTTCCGCGGACGTACAACGAGAAGATTGTAACGATGGATCACAAAAAACGTTACAAGGAAGTACAAATGGTTGAAGGAGGATACTTGGATATGGGATTTACATATGTCATGGTAATTCATGAAGTACTAGCAAAAGAATGTAATTCTTGTATCATTAGATCAATTGTTAAGTGTGAAGTCAAGGATGAATTCGCTGCAAATGTACCTAATATTCGCAACACCTTTGATGGATATGTCGCCTTAGCCCGAGCCGTTCCGAAATATATTGCGAAGCAGCACGCAACATCAGCAGCTAATTAA